A single window of Candidatus Rhabdochlamydia oedothoracis DNA harbors:
- a CDS encoding PIN/TRAM domain-containing protein gives MNLSVAFIRILFVVLSIFFMTTFMISNTSGNIQTNILIGVLIGFVFGLFLISFDLLFKRFNLRSFNIAVIGIFLGYLMGQALVLVFDAILDISRASISLQPQTLEMLKIALFLFGTYLGTIMTLRAADELYVSIPFIKFAPTAEKKKDLIIDSSVLSDARIIDLATTGLLDNQIIIPRFIIKELYTQAEIGDEFSKLKAKKCLEVLKKIELIAELGLRFNDTDFPDVKDVQGKLLRLARLLDANLLTADISRMQIAEIEDIRVINIHTLSNSLKPLMQAGEFIKIKVQRYGKEPRQGVGYLDDGTMVVINGGGNYIGDMVDAKVLSVKHTSSGRMVFCNAMDGESNQEYEHEESHE, from the coding sequence ATGAATCTCTCTGTTGCCTTTATCCGCATCCTCTTTGTAGTCCTAAGTATATTTTTCATGACCACGTTTATGATCTCCAACACTTCTGGAAACATACAGACCAATATTCTTATCGGCGTATTAATAGGCTTTGTCTTTGGATTGTTTCTCATTAGCTTTGATCTATTATTTAAAAGGTTTAATTTACGCTCTTTCAACATTGCAGTTATTGGTATCTTTCTTGGCTATTTAATGGGACAGGCTCTGGTATTGGTATTCGATGCTATTCTAGATATCAGTCGTGCATCGATTTCCCTACAACCTCAAACTTTAGAGATGTTAAAAATTGCCTTATTCTTGTTTGGTACCTATCTAGGTACAATTATGACATTAAGAGCAGCGGATGAACTCTATGTAAGCATCCCTTTCATTAAGTTTGCTCCTACAGCAGAAAAAAAGAAGGATTTAATCATTGATAGCTCTGTTCTCTCAGATGCTCGGATTATCGATCTTGCCACTACTGGTTTATTAGATAATCAAATCATTATTCCACGCTTTATTATTAAAGAGCTCTATACTCAAGCGGAAATTGGTGATGAATTTTCCAAGCTTAAAGCTAAAAAATGTTTAGAAGTGCTTAAAAAAATTGAGCTGATCGCTGAATTAGGCTTGCGTTTCAATGATACGGATTTTCCAGATGTTAAAGATGTACAAGGCAAACTACTGCGCTTAGCTCGTCTCTTAGATGCAAACCTACTCACAGCAGATATTAGCCGTATGCAAATTGCTGAAATTGAAGATATCCGTGTCATTAACATCCATACCCTTTCTAACTCCTTAAAACCTTTGATGCAGGCAGGAGAATTCATAAAAATTAAAGTACAGCGCTATGGCAAAGAACCTAGACAAGGGGTTGGTTATCTAGACGATGGGACAATGGTCGTTATAAATGGTGGCGGGAATTATATAGGCGATATGGTTGATGCAAAGGTTCTTTCTGTTAAACATACTAGTTCAGGACGCATGGTATTTTGTAATGCAATGGATGGTGAATCCAATCAAGAGTATGAGCACGAAGAGAGTCATGAGTAA
- a CDS encoding prolipoprotein diacylglyceryl transferase: MFGFLYWDPNPMVFHFLLPLIHRPLMWYGVLFALGFIVGYSIFRYCWLRYRLFSLKFSKQDIICWPLFLQKKHKSSYLHMLFEAFPQKVKRFCQQKQENVPEEIKKEVIQAINHTVDHPIDLPNPPQAEPSFIGFAKKYMSAFQIEKVQSFFRLDIWLQPWILSFRKRNTVIIERLTTYLIIGMLIGAKLGDFIFYQNWMVIYQNPQAIFAFWEAGLASHGAALGILATLWLFCHRYKLSTLHIIDLVVIPTPLVGSFIRLGNFVNQEILGVPTDLPWGVIFLHPVGSAAIVARHPVQLYEALSYAILTACLFFLWKKEPSLTHKGRITGWFFISVFSVRFILEFFKEEQSAYLIYLPFKMGQILSIPFILFGVWLLYRSYKKSFRRA, encoded by the coding sequence ATGTTTGGATTTTTATATTGGGATCCTAATCCAATGGTATTTCATTTTCTACTTCCTCTCATCCACAGACCATTGATGTGGTATGGTGTTTTATTTGCACTAGGGTTTATCGTAGGATATTCTATTTTTCGTTATTGTTGGCTGCGTTATCGCTTATTTTCTTTAAAATTTTCTAAACAAGATATTATTTGCTGGCCTTTATTTTTACAAAAAAAACATAAGTCTTCCTATCTACATATGCTTTTCGAAGCATTTCCTCAAAAAGTAAAACGATTTTGTCAGCAAAAGCAGGAAAATGTCCCTGAGGAAATTAAGAAAGAGGTAATTCAAGCGATAAATCATACCGTTGATCATCCAATCGATCTTCCAAATCCTCCTCAAGCAGAACCGTCTTTTATAGGCTTTGCTAAAAAATATATGAGCGCTTTTCAAATAGAAAAAGTGCAATCTTTTTTTAGATTGGACATTTGGCTACAGCCTTGGATTTTATCTTTTAGAAAACGCAATACGGTTATCATAGAAAGATTAACCACTTATTTGATTATAGGGATGCTCATTGGAGCTAAGCTTGGTGACTTTATCTTTTATCAAAACTGGATGGTTATTTATCAAAATCCTCAAGCCATTTTTGCCTTTTGGGAAGCAGGTCTTGCTAGTCATGGCGCTGCTTTGGGGATTTTAGCCACCCTATGGTTGTTTTGTCACAGATATAAGCTTAGCACTTTGCATATAATTGATTTAGTTGTTATTCCCACTCCTTTAGTTGGATCTTTTATTCGTCTAGGAAATTTTGTCAACCAGGAGATTTTAGGTGTCCCAACAGATCTTCCCTGGGGGGTAATTTTTCTACACCCTGTAGGATCTGCAGCTATTGTTGCACGCCATCCTGTGCAATTATATGAAGCATTGAGTTACGCAATTCTAACTGCTTGTTTATTTTTTTTATGGAAAAAAGAGCCCTCTTTAACACACAAGGGAAGAATAACCGGTTGGTTTTTCATTTCTGTGTTTAGCGTTCGGTTTATCTTAGAATTTTTTAAAGAAGAACAAAGCGCTTATCTCATATATTTACCCTTTAAAATGGGGCAAATTTTAAGCATTCCCTTTATTTTGTTTGGGGTTTGGCTTCTTTATCGATCTTATAAAAAATCTTTTCGCAGAGCTTAG
- a CDS encoding peptidylprolyl isomerase encodes MQSLEVQKVESKQSLEEERVNLKTPVVIFETNLGTIELQLFPDIAPKACENFLGLVKNKKYDGTIFHRVIKEFMIQGGDPKGNGTGGESIWGKSFEDEVTSEKIFNKKGLLAMANSGPNTNGSQFFITTTDNAYWLNNKHTIFGEVISDYKIVKKIEESKTDRADKPLEEVRIIKASVKP; translated from the coding sequence ATGCAATCTTTAGAGGTACAAAAAGTGGAATCTAAACAATCTTTAGAAGAAGAACGAGTAAATCTTAAAACACCCGTTGTTATTTTTGAAACAAATCTCGGTACAATTGAGTTGCAACTCTTTCCTGATATCGCTCCCAAGGCCTGCGAGAATTTTTTAGGTCTGGTAAAAAACAAAAAGTACGATGGAACTATTTTTCATCGTGTCATTAAAGAGTTTATGATTCAAGGTGGAGATCCTAAAGGAAATGGCACTGGAGGAGAATCCATTTGGGGCAAAAGTTTTGAAGATGAAGTAACGTCTGAAAAAATATTCAATAAAAAAGGTCTACTTGCAATGGCTAACTCAGGGCCTAATACAAATGGTAGCCAGTTCTTTATTACAACAACAGACAATGCTTATTGGCTCAATAATAAACATACTATTTTTGGTGAAGTGATAAGCGACTATAAAATAGTAAAAAAAATTGAGGAAAGTAAAACAGACAGAGCTGATAAACCTTTGGAAGAAGTTAGAATTATCAAAGCCTCCGTAAAACCTTAA
- a CDS encoding DUF948 domain-containing protein, with protein sequence MIIEVCVAVSTIAFVILVIFLIMTLRNSCATLKKTKNTLTKVEGELKEISAESLTLLKNVNDLTVDIKEKSEALNFLFDPLLKLSHGKSHKAKNSYEKLTEVINYVADAVILLKK encoded by the coding sequence ATGATTATTGAGGTTTGTGTAGCAGTAAGTACCATAGCCTTTGTGATTTTAGTCATTTTTTTAATTATGACGCTGCGAAACTCTTGTGCAACTTTAAAAAAAACTAAGAATACCTTAACTAAAGTTGAAGGGGAATTAAAGGAGATTTCTGCTGAAAGCCTTACTTTGCTTAAAAATGTAAATGATTTAACCGTAGATATAAAAGAAAAATCAGAGGCCTTAAATTTTCTATTCGATCCACTCCTTAAGCTTTCTCATGGAAAATCACATAAAGCAAAAAATAGCTATGAAAAACTTACAGAAGTAATTAATTATGTGGCAGATGCAGTGATCCTACTAAAAAAATAA